The Mytilus galloprovincialis chromosome 2, xbMytGall1.hap1.1, whole genome shotgun sequence genome has a window encoding:
- the LOC143063764 gene encoding uncharacterized protein LOC143063764, translated as MGNSKSTNNTENSIASDHDNESTEENEQCINNDVIICHSNIENEPQTMVDSAKLPIVYNENLNKLNDDLESAGKSEKRASHGNESEVYKTCRIQEEQQKSYDQTQVLKEKHETSVAEIHDKDKQTDQNTISKIVSQEKTKTNNFGEEKNEQELEQIKQMTQHEKLQVTDNEHPISNINNQLFIDVYRQCPICFESAYKCPKLLPCGHTFCLPCLKDHVRNRISDESVICPMCRSNIHITGDGVNGFQENYFVSAKNVLTCDVCRENMSEWICSECDKSMCLICRKGHKCKKSASKGPRDLFSLSIVSDSSDTDSDSSSHSVRSNASLPYSFTQPMAPWTQILVTEHASFKLEEDTCCNGVIPVSPTEAWLFITNEELETCSFGLYNSNGNILRNVDIQPSAYGFAVEQTNTILVSFAHETVVRRFAGSEPNIIISPSIFHPVGIAIFPDDSVVITGFEKDNVADVLLGCVKCFMPAGEEIWNFNTGYDIVPMRVCVLGNDLICLSYSNNHFVDVRLKDGNVVGKYNGNESDDDESFTPVDMCIGSYSNRPVVLVTDSYSDTIHMISYAAEFVGLVLRSPVSGSSGLGEPGAIGCDSDGKLWVGQRDSNVIHIFSVCKYSNVMQ; from the coding sequence ATGGGAAACAGTAAATcaacaaataacacagaaaacaGCATCGCCTCTGACCACGACAATGAATCTACGGAGGAGAACGAACAGTGCATTAACAATGATGTCATCATTTGTCATTCTAACATCGAAAATGAACCACAAACAATGGTTGATTCTGCAAAACTACCGATCGTCTataatgaaaatttgaataaattaaatgatGATTTAGAATCAGCAGGTAAGAGTGAAAAACGAGCCTCACATGGAAACGAAAGCGAGGTTTATAAAACTTGCAGGATTCAAGAGGaacaacaaaaaagttatgatCAAACACAAGTattgaaagaaaaacatgaaACATCAGTTGCAGAAATACACGATAAAGACAAacaaactgaccaaaacactatttcaaaaattgtctcgcaagaaaagacaaaaacaaataattttggagaagaaaaaaatgaacaagAGTTAGAACAGATAAAACAAATGACCCAACATGAAAAGCTGCAAGTAACTGATAACGAACACCCAATAAGTAACATAAATAATCAATTGTTCATAGACGTTTATCGACAATGCCCGATATGCTTTGAGAGCGCGTACAAATGTCCAAAGCTACTCCCTTGCGGTCATACATTTTGTCTTCCGTGTTTGAAGGATCACGTCAGAAACAGAATTTCAGATGAGTCTGTCATTTGTCCAATGTGTCGCTCGAATATACACATTACTGGCGATGGAGTAAACGGATTTCAGGAAAATTATTTCGTTAGCGCAAAGAATGTTTTAACTTGTGATGTGTGTCGTGAAAACATGAGTGAATGGATCTGTAGTGAGTGTGATAAAAGTATGTGTTTAATTTGTCGAAAGGGTCACAAGTGCAAAAAGTCTGCTTCAAAAGGGCCAAGAGATTTGTTTTCGTTGAGCATCGTCAGTGATAGTAGTGATACAGATTCTGATTCGTCTTCGCATTCTGTAAGGTCAAATGCGTCTTTACCTTATTCATTCACACAACCAATGGCACCATGGACACAAATTTTGGTTACTGAACATGCCAGTTTTAAATTAGAGGAAGACACATGTTGCAATGGTGTTATACCCGTTTCACCAACCGAAGCTTGGCTTTTTATAACTAATGAAGAATTGGAAACCTGTTCTTTTGGATTATATAACAGCAACGGtaatattttaagaaatgttgacaTACAGCCATCCGCGTATGGGTTTGCTGTTGAGCAAACAAATACAATCCTGGTTTCATTTGCTCATGAAACTGTCGTTCGTCGTTTCGCAGGAAGTGAACCAAATATCATAATTTCCCCAAGTATATTTCACCCTGTAGGTATTGCAATTTTCCCAGATGATTCAGTTGTTATAACAGGTTTTGAAAAGGACAACGTCGCAGACGTTCTACTAGGTTGTGTTAAATGTTTTATGCCAGCCGGGGAGGAAATATGGAACTTTAATACGGGGTATGATATCGTACCGATGCGAGTTTGCGTACTGGGGAACGATCTTATCTGCCTATCTTATTCGAACAATCATTTTGTTGATGTTCGCTTGAAAGATGGAAACGTAGTTGGCAAATATAATGGCAACGAATCAGATGACGACGAATCGTTTACACCTGTTGATATGTGTATTGGATCTTATAGTAACAGACCAGTTGTCTTGGTAACCGATAGTTACTCAGACACCATTCACATGATTTCGTACGCAGCAGAATTCGTTGGACTTGTTCTTAGGTCCCCAGTTTCAGGATCGTCGGGATTAGGAGAACCAGGGGCAATAGGTTGTGATTCAGATGGGAAACTTTGGGTTGGACAAAGAGATAGTAATGTAATTCATATATTTAGTGTGTGTAAATATTCAAATGTAATGCAGTAA